The Desulfotignum phosphitoxidans DSM 13687 genome has a window encoding:
- the sat gene encoding sulfate adenylyltransferase, giving the protein MSKLVAPHGGKGLVCCKLEGAEKEAELKKAQGLKKVEISSQVKGDLIMMGIGGFSPLDGFMTKADWKGVCENYLLADGTFWPVPVMLDVAKEDAAEIKDGDEIALERNGEIYATMKVEEKFEMGEDEKKWECEKVYKGHGEESADDVFWKIAMEDHPGVQMVMARKEFCLAGPVKVLSEGEFPEKFKGVYLTPAETRAIFDERGWANVASMQLRNPMHRSHEHLCKIALDVCDGVLIHSLIGNLKPGDIPAEVRIKCIDTLIKGYFVPENVVNAGYPLDMRYAGPREALLHATFRQNYGVNKMIIGRDHAGVGDFYTLFEAQEIFDQIPQPEEDGKRLLCEPLKIDWTFYCYKCDGMASMKTCPHTKEDRVILSGTKLRHALSNNEEVVDHFGRDEVLVILREYYAGLKDKVEVKLQSHAEGSKM; this is encoded by the coding sequence ATGTCTAAATTAGTAGCTCCCCACGGTGGAAAAGGTCTGGTATGCTGCAAGCTCGAAGGTGCGGAAAAAGAAGCGGAACTCAAAAAAGCCCAGGGCCTGAAAAAAGTTGAAATTTCTTCCCAGGTCAAAGGTGACCTGATCATGATGGGTATCGGCGGGTTCAGCCCGTTGGACGGCTTCATGACCAAAGCGGACTGGAAAGGTGTATGTGAAAACTATCTGCTGGCGGACGGTACCTTTTGGCCCGTGCCCGTGATGCTGGATGTTGCCAAGGAAGATGCCGCTGAAATCAAGGATGGGGATGAAATCGCCCTGGAAAGAAACGGCGAGATCTATGCCACCATGAAGGTGGAAGAAAAATTTGAAATGGGTGAAGACGAGAAAAAATGGGAATGTGAAAAAGTCTATAAAGGACATGGTGAAGAATCTGCAGACGATGTGTTCTGGAAAATCGCCATGGAAGACCATCCGGGCGTGCAAATGGTTATGGCCAGAAAAGAGTTCTGCCTGGCCGGCCCGGTGAAAGTACTGTCTGAAGGGGAATTCCCTGAAAAATTCAAAGGCGTTTACCTCACGCCGGCGGAAACCCGTGCCATTTTTGATGAAAGAGGCTGGGCCAACGTGGCATCCATGCAGTTGAGAAACCCCATGCACCGGTCCCATGAGCATCTGTGCAAAATCGCTCTGGATGTGTGCGACGGTGTGTTGATCCATTCTCTCATCGGCAACCTCAAACCCGGTGACATCCCGGCCGAAGTCCGGATCAAATGCATTGATACCCTGATCAAAGGCTATTTTGTGCCTGAGAATGTGGTCAATGCCGGATATCCGCTGGACATGAGATATGCCGGTCCCAGAGAGGCCCTGCTTCATGCCACCTTCCGCCAGAACTACGGCGTCAACAAGATGATCATCGGCCGTGACCATGCCGGCGTGGGCGACTTCTACACCCTGTTCGAGGCCCAGGAGATCTTTGACCAGATTCCCCAGCCCGAAGAAGACGGCAAACGCCTGCTGTGCGAACCGCTGAAAATCGACTGGACTTTCTACTGCTACAAATGTGACGGCATGGCTTCCATGAAGACCTGCCCGCATACCAAAGAGGACCGCGTGATCCTGTCCGGTACCAAACTGCGTCATGCCCTGTCCAATAATGAGGAAGTGGTGGACCATTTCGGCCGTGATGAAGTCCTGGTGATTTTGAGAGAATATTATGCCGGGCTGAAAGACAAAGTGGAGGTCAAACTCCAGAGCCATGCCGAAGGCAGCAAAATGTAA
- a CDS encoding HAD family hydrolase, with translation MNLSKIKAVVFDCDGVMFDTAMANRKFYDQILDHFNKPPLTDTQFIQVHMMTVADAVSYLFAEMTDLNPVFQCVKQIGAHNFIPYMEIAHGLVDLLTGLKFHGYIRAVATNRTDTMEQVLIHYGLTDQFDMVVTAADVKNPKPHPEPLEKIMDRFLLSPDQILFVGDSMYDQQAARAAGTVFAAFRQPALEADLYARAMADIASALGVADK, from the coding sequence ATGAATTTATCCAAGATTAAAGCCGTGGTGTTTGATTGTGACGGGGTGATGTTTGATACGGCCATGGCCAATCGGAAATTTTATGATCAGATTTTGGATCATTTCAATAAACCGCCTCTGACCGACACCCAGTTTATTCAGGTCCACATGATGACGGTGGCCGATGCCGTATCGTATCTGTTTGCGGAGATGACGGATTTAAACCCTGTGTTTCAGTGTGTCAAACAGATCGGTGCACATAATTTTATTCCATATATGGAAATAGCGCACGGACTGGTCGATTTGCTGACGGGCCTGAAATTCCACGGATATATCCGGGCGGTTGCCACCAACCGGACCGATACCATGGAACAGGTGCTCATTCATTATGGGTTGACAGATCAATTTGATATGGTGGTGACGGCCGCAGACGTGAAAAATCCCAAACCCCATCCGGAGCCGCTTGAAAAAATCATGGACCGGTTTTTACTGAGCCCGGATCAGATATTGTTCGTCGGCGATTCCATGTATGATCAACAGGCGGCCAGAGCTGCGGGCACAGTATTTGCCGCATTCAGGCAGCCTGCGCTGGAAGCAGACCTGTATGCCAGGGCCATGGCGGACATTGCTTCAGCGTTGGGGGTTGCAGATAAATAA
- the trmD gene encoding tRNA (guanosine(37)-N1)-methyltransferase TrmD: protein MLTLFPELVQAFFDHGMIGRAIRQGLITGRTIQIRDFATDRHHTVDDRPYGGGFGMIMKPEPLADAIALAKKQAPDAQVVLMTPQGEPFHQQAALEMADSDTALIFVCGRYEGIDERIITRFVDKEISVGDYVMTGGELASMVVMDAVSRLIPGVLGKEGSFISDSFMDHRLEHAQYTRPEQFMGDPVPDVLLSGDHGRIQKWRTRSSLARTFVRRPDLLAAHPPDPEEKALLMQWHNDLEALLYPH, encoded by the coding sequence GTGTTAACTTTGTTTCCGGAGCTGGTGCAGGCGTTTTTTGATCACGGCATGATCGGCCGGGCCATCCGCCAGGGGCTGATCACCGGCAGGACCATCCAGATCCGGGATTTTGCCACGGACCGGCATCACACCGTGGATGACCGACCCTATGGCGGCGGATTCGGCATGATCATGAAACCCGAACCCCTGGCAGATGCCATTGCGCTGGCAAAAAAACAAGCACCTGATGCCCAGGTGGTGCTCATGACGCCCCAGGGAGAACCGTTCCACCAGCAGGCGGCCCTGGAAATGGCAGACAGTGACACGGCCCTGATTTTTGTATGCGGCCGGTACGAGGGGATTGATGAACGGATCATCACCCGGTTTGTGGACAAAGAGATTTCGGTGGGAGATTATGTCATGACCGGCGGAGAACTGGCCAGCATGGTGGTCATGGATGCCGTCTCCCGGTTGATCCCCGGGGTTCTGGGAAAAGAAGGGTCCTTTATATCGGATTCTTTCATGGACCACCGACTGGAACACGCCCAGTATACCCGGCCGGAGCAATTCATGGGAGACCCGGTGCCTGATGTACTCCTGTCCGGGGACCATGGACGGATTCAGAAGTGGCGGACCCGGTCATCTTTGGCCCGGACATTTGTCCGGCGGCCGGATCTTCTGGCAGCTCATCCACCGGATCCGGAGGAAAAGGCGTTGCTTATGCAATGGCACAACGATCTGGAAGCATTGCTTTATCCCCATTAA
- the pabB gene encoding aminodeoxychorismate synthase component I encodes MTQLPERVTVRQESIDLPEPFEQFAARFSHRPGTVVLLSGTDLDCSRYHFLGIDPWLQIKMIHGHLEIDCGDICRVIEDDPFVCLKLLLERYHFTRSALDALPFSAGLMGYLAYDLKDVIEDLPRTCVDTGLPDMYLVAPSIILVQDRKTGKTTLSVCVPGQKDAQDSAVSRMSIQKVKQYLLAQPRPETHASPFNMDAGGWVSGIEKKQYLKAVAQIIQYLQAGDIYQANLAQRFETKFSGDPYALFLSLFQRNPAPFFSFVQAGDHQIVSTSPERFLLQQENRVETRPIKGTIARGTTPGQDKENSRILSASIKDDAELTMIVDLMRNDLSRVTVPDSVKVKEHKRLEPYDNVFHLVSVVQGELAPGHTGVDLLKAAFPGGSITGCPKIRAMEIIDELEPVKRHVYTGSIGYISFHDTMDLSIAIRTATIHEHRLFFSVGGGIVYDSDPEKEFQETLDKGKTIMNTLTRKDHPRQSSGLKAWVTGKLVDQDQVMVPASIPGFQYGAGVFETIRVTHGRPVRLAAHILRMNHSWETLFKTPPPDITWEKVAAYLIRENHLEVRDAALKIILAFPGFSAAFVRPYRHRLAVLGKTGLDLVTYPCPRHTFLAGHKTLNYLFYDQARQYAGENGGDEALILNSDQTVSETNTCNIMILQGRRILVPASDHVLPGITSGAAIRALEQQGYVVEHKPFFVRDLASCANVVLTNALMGAVPVNHINGVPVVQDPGVCEKINHALAQAV; translated from the coding sequence GTGACACAACTGCCTGAAAGGGTGACGGTCCGCCAGGAATCCATTGACCTGCCGGAACCTTTTGAGCAGTTTGCCGCCCGGTTCAGCCATCGGCCCGGGACCGTGGTTTTGTTGTCCGGAACCGACCTGGACTGTTCCCGGTATCATTTTCTGGGCATTGATCCCTGGCTTCAGATTAAAATGATCCATGGACATCTGGAAATCGATTGTGGGGACATTTGCCGGGTGATTGAAGACGATCCGTTTGTCTGTCTGAAATTATTGCTGGAACGATATCATTTCACCCGGAGCGCTTTGGATGCATTGCCTTTTTCAGCCGGACTCATGGGGTATCTGGCCTATGATCTCAAAGATGTGATCGAAGATTTACCCCGCACCTGCGTGGATACGGGGCTGCCGGATATGTATCTGGTTGCGCCGTCCATCATCCTGGTTCAGGACCGGAAAACCGGAAAAACCACCTTGTCCGTGTGTGTGCCCGGGCAAAAAGATGCACAAGACAGTGCCGTCTCCCGGATGTCCATCCAAAAGGTCAAACAGTATCTGCTGGCCCAGCCCAGACCTGAAACGCACGCCAGCCCGTTTAACATGGATGCCGGGGGCTGGGTATCAGGGATTGAAAAAAAACAGTACCTGAAAGCCGTGGCACAAATCATTCAATACCTGCAAGCCGGCGATATTTACCAGGCCAACCTGGCCCAGCGTTTTGAAACAAAGTTTTCAGGCGATCCTTATGCCTTGTTTCTCTCCTTGTTTCAGCGCAATCCCGCCCCGTTTTTTTCTTTTGTTCAGGCCGGAGATCATCAGATCGTTTCCACCTCTCCGGAACGGTTTCTGCTTCAGCAGGAAAACCGTGTGGAGACCCGTCCCATCAAAGGCACCATTGCCCGGGGGACCACCCCGGGCCAGGACAAAGAAAACAGTCGAATTCTGTCTGCCAGTATCAAGGATGACGCGGAACTCACCATGATCGTGGATCTCATGCGCAATGACCTGTCCCGGGTCACGGTGCCGGATTCAGTCAAGGTGAAGGAACACAAACGCCTGGAGCCTTATGACAATGTGTTTCACCTGGTGTCCGTGGTCCAGGGGGAACTTGCACCCGGCCACACGGGTGTGGATCTGTTGAAAGCGGCGTTTCCAGGCGGTTCCATTACCGGATGTCCCAAGATCCGGGCCATGGAGATCATTGATGAACTGGAGCCGGTGAAACGCCATGTCTATACCGGGTCCATCGGATATATCAGTTTTCACGACACCATGGACCTGTCCATTGCCATCCGGACCGCCACCATCCATGAGCATCGACTGTTTTTTTCCGTGGGCGGCGGCATTGTCTATGATTCAGATCCGGAAAAAGAGTTCCAGGAAACCCTGGACAAAGGGAAAACAATCATGAACACCTTGACCCGGAAAGATCACCCCCGGCAATCATCCGGTCTAAAAGCCTGGGTCACCGGCAAACTGGTGGATCAGGATCAGGTGATGGTGCCGGCATCGATTCCGGGATTTCAATATGGTGCCGGGGTGTTTGAAACCATCCGAGTGACCCATGGCCGTCCGGTGCGGCTTGCTGCGCATATTCTTCGCATGAATCATTCCTGGGAAACGCTGTTTAAAACACCCCCCCCGGATATCACCTGGGAGAAGGTGGCGGCATATCTGATCCGGGAAAACCATCTGGAGGTCCGGGATGCCGCCTTAAAGATCATTCTGGCGTTTCCCGGATTTTCAGCGGCGTTTGTCCGGCCCTACCGGCATCGACTGGCGGTTCTGGGTAAAACCGGTCTGGATCTGGTGACCTATCCCTGTCCCAGGCATACGTTTCTGGCCGGTCATAAAACCCTGAATTACCTGTTTTATGACCAGGCCAGGCAATATGCCGGGGAAAACGGCGGAGATGAGGCCTTGATCCTGAATTCGGATCAGACGGTCTCTGAAACCAATACTTGTAATATCATGATCCTCCAGGGCCGCCGCATCCTTGTCCCGGCCTCTGATCATGTGCTGCCCGGCATCACTTCGGGGGCGGCCATCCGGGCACTGGAACAGCAGGGGTATGTGGTTGAACACAAACCGTTTTTTGTCCGGGACCTGGCATCCTGTGCCAATGTGGTGCTGACCAATGCCCTGATGGGAGCCGTGCCGGTGAATCATATCAACGGGGTGCCCGTTGTTCAGGACCCCGGGGTGTGTGAAAAAATCAACCATGCCCTTGCACAGGCGGTGTGA
- a CDS encoding YraN family protein, which produces MTQYRKQLGRSGEQEAVRHLIESGYTIVETNYTTRFAEIDIIAATQDCLVFVEVKARTSLKKGLPKEAVHAAKQHKIIQAARQFLKTQPSTAWRHIRFDVMEIFFEPAQTRINHIPHAFHIG; this is translated from the coding sequence ATGACCCAATATCGAAAGCAACTGGGCCGATCCGGAGAACAGGAGGCGGTCAGACATTTGATCGAATCCGGATACACCATTGTGGAAACCAATTATACCACCCGGTTTGCTGAAATCGATATCATTGCCGCCACCCAGGACTGCCTGGTGTTTGTGGAAGTAAAAGCCCGTACCAGTTTAAAAAAAGGACTGCCAAAAGAAGCGGTACATGCTGCCAAGCAGCACAAAATCATTCAGGCAGCCCGGCAGTTTTTGAAAACCCAGCCTTCGACCGCGTGGCGTCACATTCGATTCGATGTGATGGAAATTTTTTTTGAACCCGCCCAAACCCGCATCAACCATATCCCCCATGCATTCCATATTGGATAA
- the rplS gene encoding 50S ribosomal protein L19, with product MSNVIEKLEKEQMRLDIPKFDSGDTIKVHVKIREGDKERIQMFQGVVIKKTNGMAGARFTVRKISNGIGVERIFPLHSPIIDQIEVVTKGRVRRSKLYYLRNLRGKAARIKEKRFA from the coding sequence ATGAGCAACGTAATAGAAAAATTGGAAAAAGAACAGATGCGCCTGGATATTCCGAAATTCGATTCAGGAGATACCATCAAGGTGCATGTGAAAATCAGGGAAGGGGACAAAGAACGGATCCAGATGTTCCAGGGTGTGGTGATCAAAAAGACCAACGGAATGGCCGGTGCCCGGTTCACCGTGAGAAAGATTTCCAACGGCATCGGCGTGGAGCGTATTTTTCCGCTGCATTCCCCGATCATCGATCAAATCGAAGTGGTGACCAAAGGGCGGGTCCGCCGTTCAAAACTGTATTACCTGCGCAATCTGCGGGGAAAAGCGGCCAGGATCAAAGAAAAACGCTTTGCATAA
- a CDS encoding RNA methyltransferase, producing MDNLYIALVHYPVVNKKNKTIGSALTTIDMHDIARASMTFGVKRVYVITPFQDQADLAHEVIRHWTQGAGSRLNPSRKQALELIRVADTFEAAVQQIQAEHNRPVVTIATSARMNQKTISPHALKQKQRSDTPCLLIFGTAWGLADELINQCDMQLDPITGPGDYNHLSVRSAASIYLDRLMNG from the coding sequence ATGGACAACCTGTATATTGCCCTGGTCCATTATCCGGTGGTGAACAAAAAAAACAAAACCATTGGATCCGCCTTGACCACCATCGATATGCATGATATTGCCAGGGCATCCATGACCTTTGGCGTCAAAAGGGTGTATGTGATCACCCCTTTTCAGGACCAGGCAGACCTGGCCCATGAAGTGATCCGGCACTGGACCCAGGGGGCAGGATCCCGGTTGAACCCTTCCCGGAAACAAGCCCTGGAACTGATCCGGGTGGCAGACACATTTGAAGCGGCCGTCCAGCAGATTCAGGCGGAACACAACCGGCCGGTGGTCACCATTGCCACCAGCGCCCGGATGAACCAAAAAACGATTTCACCCCATGCCTTGAAACAGAAACAGCGGTCAGATACCCCATGTTTGCTGATTTTCGGGACTGCATGGGGATTGGCGGATGAACTGATAAACCAATGCGACATGCAGCTGGACCCCATCACAGGTCCGGGGGATTACAACCACCTGTCGGTCCGATCAGCAGCATCCATTTACTTAGACAGACTGATGAACGGCTGA
- a CDS encoding ribonuclease HII yields MHNAGFMWQIEQTVRQKGFQRIAGIDEAGRGPLAGPVVSAAVILPADFSCPGITDSKKLSEKKRCWFFPIIMSHAVAVGVGLCDHKEIDATNILAAALASMKRAVANLDTPPDYLLVDGKFPLAMDISQQAVVRGDSKSISIAAASIIAKVTRDRIMATLHQTFPEYLFIRHKGYPTAAHKQAIQIHGPCPVHRKTFKGVLQA; encoded by the coding sequence TTGCATAATGCCGGTTTCATGTGGCAGATCGAACAGACGGTCCGGCAAAAAGGATTTCAACGGATTGCAGGTATTGACGAGGCCGGCAGGGGACCCCTTGCCGGCCCTGTCGTGTCTGCGGCCGTCATCCTTCCTGCGGATTTCTCCTGCCCGGGCATTACGGATTCGAAAAAACTGTCGGAAAAAAAGCGATGCTGGTTTTTCCCGATAATCATGTCCCATGCCGTGGCTGTGGGCGTGGGATTATGCGACCACAAAGAAATCGATGCCACCAATATCCTGGCGGCAGCACTGGCTTCCATGAAGCGGGCCGTTGCCAATCTGGACACTCCCCCGGATTATCTGCTGGTGGACGGCAAATTTCCTCTGGCCATGGATATTTCCCAGCAGGCAGTGGTCAGGGGAGACAGCAAAAGTATCTCCATTGCGGCGGCGTCCATCATTGCCAAAGTGACCCGGGACCGGATCATGGCCACCCTTCACCAGACTTTTCCTGAGTACCTTTTTATCCGGCACAAGGGATATCCCACAGCCGCACACAAACAGGCCATTCAAATCCACGGTCCCTGCCCGGTTCACCGCAAAACCTTTAAAGGAGTCTTGCAGGCATGA
- a CDS encoding inorganic phosphate transporter produces the protein MSLELCYVIIGILLLFAFFDLMIGVSNDAVNFLNSSIGSKAAPFVIIMLVASLGILAGVTFSGGMMEVARKGIFHPQFFTMPELLVIFLAVMITDILLLDLFNTYGLPTSTTVSIVFELLGAAVALSVIKLLYTAGSTMALWDYINTAKAMAIVGGILLSIVISFFSGAIVQFISRLIFTFDYQKRLKRYGAVWGGVAMTAITFFILIKGAKGATFMTEPTLIWIQHHTLTILGGIFAVSVIVLQMLLSIFKVNILKPIVLVGTFALAMAFAANDLVNFIGVPLAGLKAFSTALASADPLNITMEALSKAVQTQTGLLLLAGSIMVVTLWVSKKARTVTETEISLGKQDEGPERFESIWLSRKIVALFYHIFSSLRTTIPEPLRRAVAARITPTPVHHGGSAGEKPSFDLIRASVNLMVASTVVSFATSLKLPLSTTYVTFMVAMGSSFSDQAWGRESAVFRITGVLAVVGGWFMTAFIAFMVAFLFANIIYFFNAWGIAGLMLFAGFMIWKNKKKHDDQSKDKEEMNIFQFEKVDDFQAAVSDTFDHLALQLKGIRESFDRAFDALFTEDIGTLRQERKRTKQVQLSTNVIVANIFKVLRLLQKTDNQVSYNYYQIIRRLQKLSDGYRDTVIRCTMHVSNRHTGLLPVQVEELMEIKQVILQIFSTVETALAKKQIVDCRDIVDHFHLLRELVDDFNANQIERIRNDSSKTRLSILFYAISGNCVMMAKQTVKLLGIFNEAFINPSGKPGQQPANPCSDYSLD, from the coding sequence ATGAGCCTTGAACTTTGTTATGTCATTATCGGTATTTTACTGTTGTTTGCATTTTTTGATCTCATGATCGGGGTGAGCAATGATGCCGTCAATTTTCTGAACTCTTCCATTGGCTCCAAAGCCGCGCCTTTTGTGATCATCATGTTGGTGGCCAGCTTAGGGATTCTGGCAGGGGTGACGTTTTCAGGCGGTATGATGGAAGTGGCCAGAAAAGGCATCTTTCATCCCCAGTTTTTTACCATGCCCGAACTTCTGGTAATCTTTTTGGCCGTCATGATCACCGATATTTTACTGCTGGATCTGTTTAATACCTATGGACTGCCCACATCCACCACGGTCTCCATTGTATTCGAGCTGCTGGGTGCGGCAGTGGCCCTCTCGGTTATCAAACTGCTGTACACCGCCGGCAGCACCATGGCGCTGTGGGATTATATCAACACGGCCAAAGCCATGGCCATCGTGGGCGGTATTCTTTTATCCATTGTCATATCCTTTTTCTCCGGTGCCATTGTCCAGTTCATCTCCCGGCTTATCTTCACCTTTGATTATCAGAAACGGCTGAAACGCTATGGTGCGGTATGGGGAGGTGTGGCCATGACGGCCATCACCTTTTTTATCCTCATCAAAGGGGCCAAAGGGGCCACCTTTATGACGGAACCCACCCTGATATGGATTCAACACCATACATTGACCATTCTTGGCGGCATATTTGCCGTTTCCGTGATCGTCCTCCAGATGCTGTTGTCCATTTTCAAGGTCAACATTCTCAAGCCCATCGTTCTGGTGGGCACATTTGCCCTGGCCATGGCGTTTGCCGCCAATGACCTGGTGAACTTCATCGGTGTGCCTTTGGCCGGCCTGAAAGCGTTTAGCACGGCCCTGGCATCTGCCGATCCCTTGAACATCACCATGGAAGCCCTGAGCAAGGCAGTCCAGACCCAGACCGGTCTGCTGCTTTTAGCCGGCAGTATCATGGTGGTCACCCTGTGGGTATCCAAAAAAGCCCGCACCGTGACGGAAACGGAAATCAGCCTGGGAAAACAGGATGAAGGACCGGAACGGTTTGAATCCATCTGGCTGTCCCGGAAAATCGTGGCGTTGTTCTATCATATTTTCAGTTCCCTGCGCACGACCATTCCCGAACCCCTGCGCCGGGCCGTTGCGGCCCGGATCACGCCCACACCGGTTCACCACGGGGGGTCTGCCGGAGAAAAACCCTCCTTTGATCTGATCCGGGCCTCAGTGAATCTCATGGTGGCCAGCACGGTGGTATCGTTTGCCACGTCTTTGAAACTGCCGTTATCCACCACCTATGTGACATTCATGGTGGCCATGGGATCGTCTTTTTCAGATCAGGCCTGGGGACGGGAAAGTGCGGTCTTCCGCATCACCGGTGTTCTGGCTGTAGTGGGCGGCTGGTTTATGACGGCATTTATCGCATTTATGGTGGCCTTTTTGTTTGCCAACATTATCTATTTTTTCAATGCCTGGGGCATTGCCGGGCTGATGCTGTTTGCCGGGTTCATGATCTGGAAAAACAAGAAAAAACACGATGACCAGTCCAAAGACAAGGAAGAGATGAACATTTTCCAGTTTGAAAAAGTGGATGATTTTCAGGCAGCCGTATCTGACACGTTCGATCATCTGGCATTGCAGCTCAAAGGCATCAGAGAATCCTTTGACCGGGCCTTTGATGCCCTGTTCACCGAAGATATCGGCACCCTGCGCCAGGAACGAAAACGGACCAAACAGGTCCAGTTGAGCACCAATGTGATTGTGGCCAACATTTTCAAGGTGCTGCGCCTGCTTCAGAAAACAGACAATCAGGTGTCCTACAACTACTACCAGATCATCCGCCGGCTTCAGAAACTGTCCGATGGATACCGGGATACCGTGATCCGGTGCACCATGCATGTGTCCAATCGCCACACCGGGTTGCTGCCGGTGCAGGTGGAAGAACTCATGGAGATCAAACAGGTGATTCTCCAGATCTTTTCAACTGTGGAAACAGCCCTGGCCAAAAAACAGATTGTGGACTGCCGGGATATCGTAGACCATTTCCACCTTCTTCGGGAACTGGTGGATGATTTCAATGCCAACCAGATTGAACGGATCCGGAACGATTCCTCCAAAACAAGGTTGAGCATTCTGTTTTATGCGATATCGGGCAACTGTGTCATGATGGCCAAGCAGACCGTCAAACTGCTGGGCATCTTTAACGAGGCGTTTATCAACCCGTCCGGAAAACCGGGACAACAACCTGCCAATCCCTGTTCGGACTACAGCCTGGATTAG
- the rsmI gene encoding 16S rRNA (cytidine(1402)-2'-O)-methyltransferase — protein sequence MNPPKPASTISPMHSILDNTPDTSGTLFVVATPLGNLEDMTFRAVRILKEAALIAAEDTRHSRKLLSHYNITTPVISCHEHNEARVAEKLILLLQQKKNIALITDAGTPCISDPGYRLVSAVLPHDIPVVPIPGCCAVAAGLSVAGLPTDRFLFAGFLPRKVSHQEQAIQALADQPATLVFYESPKRIRPLAERLMAILGDRQACLAREITKLHETFIRGPLSSIIARLDPHIPPKGECTLFVTGAKAPEKLSYRDLESLIQDRVAVSQQSTADLAKEISQQFHVSKKQVYDTILKFKP from the coding sequence TTGAACCCGCCCAAACCCGCATCAACCATATCCCCCATGCATTCCATATTGGATAACACGCCGGATACCAGCGGCACCCTGTTTGTGGTGGCCACGCCTTTGGGAAATCTGGAGGATATGACATTTCGGGCAGTCAGAATTTTAAAGGAAGCCGCATTGATTGCTGCCGAAGACACCCGGCATTCCAGAAAGCTGCTTTCCCATTACAACATCACCACACCGGTGATCTCCTGCCATGAGCACAACGAAGCCCGGGTTGCGGAAAAACTCATTTTGCTGTTACAGCAAAAAAAAAATATTGCTTTGATCACGGATGCCGGCACACCCTGCATCTCCGATCCCGGATACCGTCTGGTGTCTGCAGTGTTACCCCATGATATTCCCGTTGTACCGATTCCCGGATGCTGTGCCGTTGCGGCCGGGCTCAGCGTGGCCGGTTTGCCCACGGACCGGTTTCTGTTTGCCGGATTTCTGCCCAGAAAAGTCTCCCACCAGGAACAGGCCATCCAGGCATTGGCGGATCAGCCGGCCACTCTGGTCTTTTATGAATCCCCAAAGCGCATCCGACCCCTTGCTGAAAGGCTCATGGCCATTTTGGGCGACCGGCAGGCCTGTCTGGCCAGAGAGATTACCAAACTGCATGAAACCTTTATCCGGGGTCCGCTTTCAAGTATCATTGCCCGTCTGGATCCGCACATACCGCCCAAAGGGGAATGCACGTTATTTGTGACCGGGGCAAAAGCGCCGGAAAAGCTCTCATATCGGGATCTGGAATCTTTAATCCAAGACCGGGTGGCTGTTTCACAGCAATCAACAGCGGATCTGGCCAAAGAGATTTCACAGCAATTTCATGTGTCCAAAAAGCAGGTCTATGACACGATTTTAAAATTTAAACCTTGA
- the rimM gene encoding ribosome maturation factor RimM (Essential for efficient processing of 16S rRNA) gives MTGKVSSDTGFLSLLVMGEITGAHGLEGNIKVRSFAQAPDLFAPGSRVFVSSGTRADAQPFVIDHCVSYKKGLLMRLAGIKDRDMADALMGKQILVRRSRLPEPEENAWYWEDLYGLTVTDEVSGDLGTIDTIFSTGAHDILVVKNKDRELLIPMHRQFVMSVDIENARVVTRLPEGYDTGL, from the coding sequence GTGACTGGAAAAGTCTCTTCAGACACCGGTTTTCTTTCGCTGCTGGTCATGGGCGAAATTACCGGCGCCCATGGGCTGGAAGGCAATATCAAGGTCCGGTCCTTTGCCCAGGCACCGGATCTTTTTGCCCCGGGAAGCCGGGTGTTTGTGTCATCAGGAACCCGGGCGGATGCGCAGCCGTTTGTGATTGATCATTGCGTTTCTTATAAAAAAGGACTGCTCATGCGGCTGGCCGGAATTAAAGACCGGGACATGGCAGATGCGCTGATGGGAAAACAGATTCTGGTACGGCGCAGCCGGCTGCCGGAACCGGAAGAAAACGCCTGGTACTGGGAGGATCTGTACGGTCTGACCGTGACCGATGAGGTATCCGGTGATTTAGGGACCATTGACACTATTTTTTCCACCGGAGCCCATGATATTCTGGTGGTGAAAAACAAGGACCGGGAACTGCTGATTCCCATGCACCGGCAGTTTGTCATGTCAGTGGACATTGAAAACGCCCGGGTGGTCACCCGGTTGCCGGAAGGATATGATACAGGCCTGTGA